The Alteromonas stellipolaris genome includes a region encoding these proteins:
- a CDS encoding dUTP diphosphatase codes for MLTQQQLATMLALQDKMNTKVNPDWINAGYGYLRAAMVESVEAIEHHGWKWWKAQQKDLPQLQMELVDIWHFALSACIIDSKGEVSTAAESIAAQLALGDVIVTFDGREYQPKQQSLLDNLELMTGLCAAKRFSVPLFMEIVEQCDMHADELYRQYVGKNVLNFFRQDNGYKEGTYKKEWQGREDNEHLVEVMNDLNLSDASFSDNVYKGLQARYTA; via the coding sequence ATGCTTACACAACAACAACTTGCCACCATGCTCGCACTACAAGACAAAATGAACACAAAAGTTAATCCCGATTGGATTAATGCAGGCTACGGTTATTTGCGAGCCGCTATGGTGGAATCTGTTGAAGCGATTGAACACCACGGCTGGAAATGGTGGAAAGCACAGCAAAAAGATTTGCCACAACTGCAAATGGAATTGGTCGATATTTGGCACTTCGCGCTATCTGCGTGCATCATCGATTCTAAAGGTGAAGTCAGTACTGCTGCTGAAAGTATTGCTGCACAATTAGCCTTAGGTGATGTTATCGTCACCTTCGACGGTAGAGAATACCAGCCAAAACAGCAATCGCTGTTAGACAACTTAGAATTAATGACAGGGCTTTGTGCCGCTAAACGTTTTAGTGTGCCGCTTTTCATGGAAATTGTTGAGCAGTGCGATATGCATGCCGACGAACTTTATCGTCAATACGTGGGCAAAAACGTTCTAAACTTCTTCCGCCAAGACAACGGTTATAAAGAAGGCACCTACAAAAAAGAATGGCAAGGACGTGAAGACAATGAACATTTAGTTGAAGTCATGAATGACTTGAACCTGTCAGACGCTAGTTTCAGTGACAACGTGTATAAAGGGCTTCAGGCAAGATACACCGCCTAA
- a CDS encoding AMP-binding protein: MPLDMTANANSTEVIKSPLSMLYHWEQTSGDDVFLTQPVNGEYQDYTWKQVGNLARRVAKRLEEMALPAGSRIGIFSKNCAEWFIADLGIMMAGHVSVPIFSTAGPDTVQYVLKHADVQLLFVGKLDNTAEQVASIPAEYKTVAFPYPNIDTKQQWKEFIDCSPIADSPVQDMNSIMTIIYTSGSTGQPKGVVHSYYTICWAAQQSLEQLDVNRDDRLLSYLPLAHITERVLVELASYYSGGKIHFVETLSSFQRDVLHCEPTLFISVPRLWTKFQMGVLAKMPQKKLDTLLKIPIINKLVAKKVRKGIGIDSARLWASGSAPLAPAVIEWFAKIGVYISEGWGMTENSAYGTSSVPFRHDKIGCIGKAYQGVDVRISEEGEIQVKAPCNMLEYYLEPDKTAEVFTEDKYLRTGDKGVIDADGYVKITGRLKDIFKTAKGKYVAPAPIEAKFMENPIVEQVCVTGNNLPQPVALLVLSEDAQKHDKASVEASLKKTFEHINAKLESHQVMDRVVIMKNEWSIENDLLTPTLKVKRHVLEERFDGVIQGEYIEKLVWVDA, translated from the coding sequence ATGCCGCTAGACATGACAGCAAACGCAAACAGCACTGAAGTGATTAAATCGCCATTAAGTATGTTGTACCACTGGGAGCAAACCAGTGGGGACGACGTTTTCCTTACTCAGCCTGTTAATGGTGAATATCAAGATTATACGTGGAAGCAGGTGGGTAACCTTGCTCGTCGCGTAGCGAAACGACTTGAAGAAATGGCATTGCCTGCAGGCAGCCGTATCGGTATTTTTTCGAAAAACTGTGCCGAATGGTTTATTGCCGATTTAGGTATAATGATGGCAGGGCACGTCTCAGTGCCAATTTTTTCTACTGCCGGGCCTGACACCGTACAATACGTTCTCAAGCACGCCGACGTTCAATTATTGTTCGTAGGTAAGTTAGATAATACTGCAGAGCAAGTAGCGTCTATTCCAGCTGAATATAAGACTGTTGCCTTTCCTTATCCGAATATCGATACCAAGCAGCAATGGAAAGAGTTTATCGATTGTTCGCCTATAGCTGACTCGCCTGTTCAAGATATGAACAGCATCATGACAATTATTTATACGTCGGGTAGTACGGGTCAACCGAAAGGGGTAGTTCATAGTTATTACACGATTTGTTGGGCTGCACAGCAATCGCTAGAGCAACTTGATGTTAACCGTGACGATAGGCTTCTAAGCTATCTTCCTCTAGCCCACATCACCGAGCGCGTACTTGTTGAATTGGCAAGCTATTACAGTGGCGGCAAAATTCACTTTGTTGAAACGCTATCGTCGTTCCAACGTGATGTACTTCATTGTGAGCCTACTTTGTTTATTTCTGTGCCTCGTCTTTGGACTAAGTTCCAGATGGGCGTATTGGCTAAAATGCCACAGAAGAAACTAGATACCTTATTGAAGATTCCAATTATCAATAAATTGGTGGCGAAGAAAGTACGTAAAGGTATTGGTATCGACAGTGCACGTTTATGGGCCAGTGGATCAGCGCCGTTAGCACCTGCTGTTATTGAATGGTTTGCTAAAATTGGTGTTTATATCTCAGAAGGTTGGGGTATGACGGAAAACAGTGCCTACGGTACTAGTAGCGTGCCTTTCCGCCACGACAAAATTGGTTGTATCGGTAAAGCTTATCAGGGCGTAGATGTTCGCATTTCAGAAGAAGGCGAGATTCAAGTTAAAGCGCCATGTAACATGCTCGAATACTACCTTGAGCCCGATAAAACAGCAGAAGTTTTTACTGAAGATAAGTACCTTCGCACGGGCGATAAAGGTGTTATTGATGCAGACGGTTACGTTAAGATCACCGGCCGATTGAAAGATATTTTCAAAACAGCCAAGGGTAAATACGTAGCACCAGCACCTATTGAAGCTAAATTCATGGAAAACCCTATCGTAGAACAGGTTTGTGTAACGGGGAATAACCTTCCTCAACCTGTCGCCTTGTTAGTACTAAGTGAAGACGCGCAAAAACACGATAAGGCAAGTGTTGAAGCTAGCCTCAAAAAGACCTTTGAACACATCAATGCGAAGCTAGAGAGCCACCAAGTGATGGATCGTGTGGTTATCATGAAAAATGAGTGGAGTATTGAGAACGACCTACTTACGCCAACGCTTAAAGTGAAACGCCATGTGCTTGAAGAGCGTTTTGACGGTGTAATTCAAGGTGAATACATAGAAAAATTAGTATGGGTAGATGCTTAA